From Saccopteryx leptura isolate mSacLep1 chromosome 3, mSacLep1_pri_phased_curated, whole genome shotgun sequence, one genomic window encodes:
- the IRF3 gene encoding interferon regulatory factor 3 isoform X1 — MGSWSRSEEREEGSFCYDSREGAVESEAVAGPTMGTQKPRILPWLVSQLDGGQLEGVAWLDQSRKRFRIPWKHGLRQDAQQEDFGIFQAWAEASGAYTPGKDKPDLPTWKRNFRSALNRKEGLRLAEDRSKDPHDPHKIYEFLNSGGVDFPELETSPDTRCSTSDTQEDILEELLSDMALGPIPNEEPLNLAVAPEQPPQLLLSPNLDILPPYSNSEPPDNPLRRLLVPEDEWEFEVTAFYRGRQVFQQTIFCPQGLRLVGSEAGDRTLSEQLILLPDPGALLTDRGVIGFVSRVLNSLGEGLALWRAGQQLWAQRLARCHTATYWAMGEELLPNGGHGPDGEVSKDKETGVLDLRPFVTGSWVPRFDLLHRRKRTLATLHTLVLRGGAVAPGPAVDQEASDGQGCSHVPQGPARNGASRRCLLAGEHCGPAHFQQPPTLPHIGPIQGLPPGPGRGHGLLGHWGGLSPPLVSVGSSPQLIN; from the exons ATGGGGAGTTGGTCCAGGAGTGAAGAACGGGAGGAAGGATCGTTCTGCTATGATAGTAGAGAGGGGGCTGTGGAAAGTGAAGCAGTGGCCG GCCCAACCATGGGAACCCAAAAGCCACGGATCCTGCCTTGGCTGGTGTCGCAGCTGGATGGAGGGCAGCTTGAGGGCGTGGCCTGGCTGGACCAGAGCCGTAAGCGCTTTCGCATTCCCTGGAAACACGGCTTGAGGCAAGATGCCCAGCAGGAGGACTTCGGTATCTTCCAG GCCTGGGCGGAGGCCAGTGGTGCTTATACTCCTGGGAAGGACAAGCCTGACCTGCCAACCTGGAAGAGGAATTTCAGGTCTGCCTTGAACCGGAAGGAAGGGTTGCGTTTAGCTGAGGACCGGAGCAAGGATCCCCATGACCCGCACAAGATCTATGAGTTTTTGAACTCAG GAGGTGTAGACTTTCCTGAGCTGGAGACCTCTCCAGACACCAGATGCAGCACCTCTGATACCCAA GAAGACATTCTGGAGGAGTTACTGAGTGACATGGCCTTGGGCCCAATCCCAAATGAGGAGCCCTTGaacctggctgtggctcctgaaCAGCCCCCTCAGCTCTTGCTGAGCCCTAACTTAGACATACTGCCTCCCTACTCAAACTCTGAACCCCCCGACAACCCACTGAGACGGCTACTGGTGCCCGAGGATG AGTGGGAATTTGAGGTGACCGCCTTCTACCGGGGCCGGCAAGTCTTCCAGCAGACCATCTTCTGCCCGCAGGGCCTGCGGCTGGTGGGGTCAGAAGCAGGGGACAGGACACTGTCTGAACAGCTAATATTACTGCCGGACCCTGGGGCACTCCTGACAGACAGGGGTGTGATAGGCTTCGTGAGCCGTGTGCTGAACAGCCTGGGCGAGGGACTAGCTCTGTGGAGGGCAGGGCAGCAGCTCTGGGCCCAGAGGCTGGCGCGCTGCCACACAGCCACATACTGGGCCATGGGCGAGGAGCTCCTCCCCAATGGTGGGCACGGGCCTGATGGTGAGGTCTCCAAGGACAAGGAAACAGGCGTGTTGGACCTGAGGCCATTTGTGACAG GATCCTGGGTCCCCAGATTTGATCTCCTTCATCGAAGGAAGCGGACACTCGCCACGCTACACACTCTGGTTCTGCGTGGGGGAGCCGTGGCCCCAGGACCAGCCGTGGACCAAGAGGCTAGTGATGGTCAAG GTTGTTCCCACGTGCCTCAGGGCCCTGCTAGAAATGGCGCGAGCAGGCGGTGCCTCCTCGCTGGAGAACACTGTGGACCTGCACATTTCCAACAgcctcccactctccctcacATCGGACCAATACAAGGCCTACCTCCAGGACCTGGTCGAGGACATGGACTTCTAGGTCACTGGGGAGGTCTGAGCCCACCACTCGTGAGTGTAGGCTCCTCACCTCAACTAATAAACTAG
- the SCAF1 gene encoding splicing factor, arginine/serine-rich 19 — MEEEDESRGKTEESGEDRGDGPPDRDPTLSSTAFILRAIQQAVGSSLQGDLANDKDGSRCHGLRWRRCRSPRSESRSQESGGTDTAAVLDMAADSFLAGLVSILDPPDTWVPSHLDLRPGESEDMLELVAEVRIGDRDPIPLPVPSLLPRLRAWRTGKTVSPQSHSSQSPCARHLTLGTGDGGPAPPPAPSSASSSPSPSPSSSSPSPPPPPPPPAPPAPPAPRFDIYDPFHPTDEAYSPPPAPEQKYDPFEPTGSNPSSSAGTPSPEEEEEEEEEEEEEEEEEEEEEGLSQSISRISETLAGIYDDNSLSQDFPGDESPHPDPQPPQSTVAPVTPPQADSTRADGATRRRVFVVGTEAEACREGKVSVEVVTASGAALPPPLLPPGDSEIEEGEIVQPEEEPRMALSLFRASSRAARPPPTAPATPTAQPPPPPPAPRAPEGDDFLSLHAESDGEGALQVDLGEPAPAPPPSDARWGGLDLRRKILTQRRERYRQRSPSPTTAAPAGPPARKKSRRERKRSGEAKEAASSSSGAPPAPQAPASPWDSKKHRSRDRKPSSHNSSSTRRRSRSRSARRRSRSPDRRRGGSRRSRSREKRRRRRRSASPPPATSSSSSSRRERHRGKHREGGGSKKKKKRSRSRGEKRSGDSEKALVPAPPLSGSASLGGERDSRRRGAVPPSIQDLTDHDLFAIKRTITVGRPDKSDPRGPSPAPVSSPKREVLYDSEGLSTEERGGKSNEKDRRRSGAASSSSREKGSRRKALDGGERDRDRDRDRDRSSKKARPPKELVPSSGPPPKPPVSSGSGSSSSSSSSSSRKVKLQSKVAVLIREGVSSTTPAKEATSASLGSIGVKFSRDRESRSPFLKPDERAPAEVAKAAPGSTKPKKTKVKAKAGAKKAKGTKGKTKPSKTRKKIRSGGSSGGSGGPVTLKKSKADSCSQAAGTKGAEETSWSGEERAAKAPSTPPPKAAPPPPALTPDSQTVDSSCKTPEVSFLPEEATEEAGVRGGAEEEEEEEEEEEEEEEEEEQQPATTTATSTAAAAPSMAPSAGSTAGDSGAEDGPATRVSQLPTLPPPMPWNLPAGVDCTTSGVLALTALLFKMEEANLASRAKAQELIQATNQILSHRKPPSSLGVTPAPVPTSLGLPPGPSSYLLPGSLPLGGCGSTPPTPTGLAATSDKREGSSSSEGRGDTDKYLKKLHTQERAVEEVKLAIKPYYQKKDITKEEYKDILRKAVHKICHSKSGEINPVKVSNLVRAYVQRYRYFRKHGRKPGDPPGPARPPKEPGPPDKGGPGLPLPPL; from the exons ATGGAGGAAGAAGATGAGTCTCGAGGGAAGACAGAGGAGTCGGGCGAGGATCGTGGCGATGGTCCGCCGGACAGAGACCCCACACTTTCTTCTACTGCCTTTATTCTG CGGGCCATTCAGCAGGCTGTGGGAAGTTCCCTGCAGGGGGATCTGGCGAATGATAAAG ATGGCTCTCGGTGTCATGGCCTTCGGTGGAGGCGTTGCCGGAGCCCACGGTCAGAGTCCCGTTCCCAGGAGTCGGGGGGAACTGACACGGCTGCT GTGTTGGACATGGCTGCAGATAGCTTTCTAGCAGGGTTGGTGAGCATCCTGGATCCCCCCGACACCTGGGTCCCCAGCCACCTGGACCTGCGGCCTGGCGA AAGTGAGGACATGCTGGAGCTGGTGGCTGAGGTCCGCATTGGGGACAGGGACCCAATCCCTCTGCCGGTACCCAGCCTGCTGCCTCGTCTCAGGGCCTGGAGGACAGGCAAAACGG TTTCTCCTCAATCTCATTCTTCTCAGTCCCCCTGTGCCCGCCACCTCACCTTGGGCACCGGAGACGGGGGCCCtgctccaccccctgccccctcctctgcatcctcctcaccttccccttccccctcatcatcctctccttcccctcctcccccaccaccacccccagcccctccagcccccccTGCCCCTCGGTTCGACATCTATGACCCCTTCCACCCCACCGACGAGGCCTATTCCCCACCGCCTGCTCCGGAACAGAAATACGACCCCTTTGAGCCTACTGGCTCCAACCCCAGCTCATCAGCGGGGACCCCCTCtcctgaagaggaagaagaggaggaggaagaagaggaggaggaggaagaggaagaggaggaggaagaaggcttGTCCCAGAGCATCAGCCGTATCTCTGAGACCCTGGCAGGCATCTATGATGACAACAGCCTGAGCCAGGACTTCCCAGGTGATGAGAGCCCCCACCCAGACCCCCAGCCCCCACAGTCAACTGTAGCCCCTGTTACTCCGCCACAGGCGGACTCCACCCGGGCAGACGGAGCCACCCGCCGGCGAGTCTTTGTGGTGGGGACCGAGGCAGAGGCCTGTCGAGAAGGCAAGGTCTCCGTCGAGGTGGTGACAGCCAGTGGAGCTGCCCTGCCACCCCCCTTGCTGCCACCTGGTGACTCAGAGATTGAGGAGGGTGAGATCGTCCAGCCTGAGGAGGAGCCCAGGATGGCGCTGTCCCTCTTTCGAGCCAGCAGCCGTGCTGCCCGCCCCCCTCCCACGGCCCCAGCCACccccacagcccagcccccacctccgCCGCCTGCCCCCAGAGCCCCGGAGGGAGATGACTTCTTGTCTCTGCACGCCGAGTCGGATGGGGAGGGTGCCCTGCAAGTGGACCTGGGGGAACCAGCCCCTGCACCACCGCCCTCTGATGcacgctggggtggcctggaccTACGCCGCAAGATCCTGACCCAGCGGCGGGAGCGCTACCGCCAGCGCTCGCCCTCCCCGACTACCGCTGCTCCAGCCGGCCCGCCGGCCCGCAAGAAATCGCGGAGGGAGCGCAAGCGCAGTGGGGAGGCCAAGGAGGCCGCCTCGTCCTCATCAGGCGCACCGCCAGCCCCGCAGGCCCCGGCCTCACCCTGGGACTCCAAGAAGCACCGCTCCCGAGACCGCAAACCCAGCTCCCACAACTCCTCATCCACCCGCCGCCGCTCTCGGTCCCGCTCTGCCCGCCGCCGCTCACGCAGCCCCGACCGCCGCCGTGGGGGCAGCCGCAGGTCGCGCTCCAGGGAGAAGCGGAGACGGAGGCGGCGCTCGGCCTCCCCGCCCCCGGCTACCTCCTCGTCGTCATCCTCGAGGAGGGAGCGGCACCGAGGCAAGCACCGGGAAGGGGGTGGcagcaagaagaagaagaagcggTCTCGGTCCAGGGGTGAGAAGCGGTCCGGGGACAGTGAGAAAGCCCTGGTGCCCGCCCCGCCACTCTCAGGCTCTGCTTCCTTAGGCGGGGAGCGCGACAGCCGCCGCCGGGGGGCGGTGCCGCCCTCCATCCAGGACCTCACGGACCATGATCTCTTCGCCATCAAGCGGACCATCACCGTGGGCCGGCCCGACAAGTCCGACCCCCGAGGCCCCTCGCCGGCCCCGGTCTCATCCCCCAAGCGCGAGGTTCTGTATGACTCGGAGGGACTGAGCACCGAGGAGCGGGGTGGCAAGAGCAACGAGAAGGACCGGCGCCGCTCTggggctgcctcctcctcctccagggagaaGGGATCACGGCGGAAGGCGCTGGATGGGGGGGAGCGGGACCGGGACAGAGATCGGGACAGGGACAGGTCATCCAAGAAGGCCCGGCCTCCCAAGGAGCTGGTTCCTTCCTCAGGACCTCCGCCCAAGCCACCAGTCAGCAGTGGCTCAGGCTCCTCATCCTCGTCGTCGTCCTCTTCCTCCCGGAAGGTGAAGCTGCAGTCCAAGGTGGCAGTGCTGATCCGGGAAGGTGTCAGCAGCACCACGCCAGCCAAGGAGGCCACATCGGCCAGCCTGGgctccattggagtcaagttcagcCGCGATCGGGAGAGCCGTTCCCCCTTCCTCAAGCCTGATGAGCGGGCCCCTGCTGAGGTGGCCAAAGCAGCTCCCGGCAGCACCAAGCCCAAAAAGACCAAGGTTAAGGCCAAGGCTGGGGCCAAGAAGGCCAAGGGGACCAAGGGAAAGACCAAGCCATCCAAGACCAGGAAAAAGATCCGCAGTGGGGGCAGCAGCGGGGGCTCTGGGGGCCCTGTAACTCTGAAGAAGTCCAAGGCGGATAGCTGTAGCCAGGCAGCTGGAACCAAGGGGGCCGAGGAAACGTCCTGGTCTGGGGAAGAGCGGGCAGCCAAGGCGCccagcaccccaccccccaaGGCAGCCCCTCCGCCCCCTGCCCTCACGCCGGACTCGCAGACTGTGGATAGCAGCTGTAAGACACCTGAGGTCTCCTTCTTGCCTGAAGAGGCCACTGAGGAGGCTGGGGTCCGAGGtggggcagaggaagaggaggaggaggaagaggaggaggaagaagaggaggaggaagaagagcagcAGCCTGCCACCACCACGGCCACCAGCACGGCTGCTGCTGCCCCAAGCATGGCCCCTAGTGCAGGATCCACAGCTGGTGACTCAGGTGCAGAGGATGGGCCAGCCACCCGTGTCTCCCAGCTGCCCACGCTGCCCCCACCCATGCCCTGGAACCTGCCTGCTGGTGTGGACTGCACTACCAGTGGCGTCCTGGCCT TGACTGCACTTCTCTTCAAGATGGAAGAAGCCAATCTGGCAAGCCGAGCAAAGGCCCAGGAGCTGATCCAGGCCACCAACCAG ATCCTCAGCCACCGAAAGCCTCCCTCCAGTCTAGGGGTGACACCAGCTCCTGTGCCTACTTCCCTGGGTCTGCCCCCTGGTCCCTCCAGCTATCTGCTCCCTGGCAGCCTTCCCCTGGGGGGCTGTGGctctacccctcccactcccactgGGCTGGCTGCAACGTCTGACAAGAGAGAGGGCAGCAGCAGCTCCGAGGGACGAGGGGACACAGACAAG TATCTGAAGAAGCTGCACACGCAGGAGCGGGCAGTGGAGGAGGTGAAGCTGGCCATCAAACCGTACTACCAGAAGAAGGACATCACCAAGGAGGAGTACAAGGACATCCTGAGGAAGGCCGTCCACAAG ATCTGCCACAGCAAAAGCGGGGAGATCAACCCAGTGAAGGTGAGCAACTTGGTGCGGGCCTACGTCCAACGCTACCGCTACTTCCGCAAGCACGGCCGCAAGCCAGGGGATCCCCCGGGGCCCGCACGGCCGCCCAAGGAGCCTGGGCCCCCTGACAAGGGTGGCCcaggcctgcccctgccccctctctga
- the IRF3 gene encoding interferon regulatory factor 3 isoform X3 — protein sequence MGTQKPRILPWLVSQLDGGQLEGVAWLDQSRKRFRIPWKHGLRQDAQQEDFGIFQAWAEASGAYTPGKDKPDLPTWKRNFRSALNRKEGLRLAEDRSKDPHDPHKIYEFLNSGGVDFPELETSPDTRCSTSDTQEDILEELLSDMALGPIPNEEPLNLAVAPEQPPQLLLSPNLDILPPYSNSEPPDNPLRRLLVPEDEWEFEVTAFYRGRQVFQQTIFCPQGLRLVGSEAGDRTLSEQLILLPDPGALLTDRGVIGFVSRVLNSLGEGLALWRAGQQLWAQRLARCHTATYWAMGEELLPNGGHGPDGEVSKDKETGVLDLRPFVTGSWVPRFDLLHRRKRTLATLHTLVLRGGAVAPGPAVDQEASDGQGCSHVPQGPARNGASRRCLLAGEHCGPAHFQQPPTLPHIGPIQGLPPGPGRGHGLLGHWGGLSPPLVSVGSSPQLIN from the exons ATGGGAACCCAAAAGCCACGGATCCTGCCTTGGCTGGTGTCGCAGCTGGATGGAGGGCAGCTTGAGGGCGTGGCCTGGCTGGACCAGAGCCGTAAGCGCTTTCGCATTCCCTGGAAACACGGCTTGAGGCAAGATGCCCAGCAGGAGGACTTCGGTATCTTCCAG GCCTGGGCGGAGGCCAGTGGTGCTTATACTCCTGGGAAGGACAAGCCTGACCTGCCAACCTGGAAGAGGAATTTCAGGTCTGCCTTGAACCGGAAGGAAGGGTTGCGTTTAGCTGAGGACCGGAGCAAGGATCCCCATGACCCGCACAAGATCTATGAGTTTTTGAACTCAG GAGGTGTAGACTTTCCTGAGCTGGAGACCTCTCCAGACACCAGATGCAGCACCTCTGATACCCAA GAAGACATTCTGGAGGAGTTACTGAGTGACATGGCCTTGGGCCCAATCCCAAATGAGGAGCCCTTGaacctggctgtggctcctgaaCAGCCCCCTCAGCTCTTGCTGAGCCCTAACTTAGACATACTGCCTCCCTACTCAAACTCTGAACCCCCCGACAACCCACTGAGACGGCTACTGGTGCCCGAGGATG AGTGGGAATTTGAGGTGACCGCCTTCTACCGGGGCCGGCAAGTCTTCCAGCAGACCATCTTCTGCCCGCAGGGCCTGCGGCTGGTGGGGTCAGAAGCAGGGGACAGGACACTGTCTGAACAGCTAATATTACTGCCGGACCCTGGGGCACTCCTGACAGACAGGGGTGTGATAGGCTTCGTGAGCCGTGTGCTGAACAGCCTGGGCGAGGGACTAGCTCTGTGGAGGGCAGGGCAGCAGCTCTGGGCCCAGAGGCTGGCGCGCTGCCACACAGCCACATACTGGGCCATGGGCGAGGAGCTCCTCCCCAATGGTGGGCACGGGCCTGATGGTGAGGTCTCCAAGGACAAGGAAACAGGCGTGTTGGACCTGAGGCCATTTGTGACAG GATCCTGGGTCCCCAGATTTGATCTCCTTCATCGAAGGAAGCGGACACTCGCCACGCTACACACTCTGGTTCTGCGTGGGGGAGCCGTGGCCCCAGGACCAGCCGTGGACCAAGAGGCTAGTGATGGTCAAG GTTGTTCCCACGTGCCTCAGGGCCCTGCTAGAAATGGCGCGAGCAGGCGGTGCCTCCTCGCTGGAGAACACTGTGGACCTGCACATTTCCAACAgcctcccactctccctcacATCGGACCAATACAAGGCCTACCTCCAGGACCTGGTCGAGGACATGGACTTCTAGGTCACTGGGGAGGTCTGAGCCCACCACTCGTGAGTGTAGGCTCCTCACCTCAACTAATAAACTAG
- the IRF3 gene encoding interferon regulatory factor 3 isoform X4 yields MGSWSRSEEREEGSFCYDSREGAVESEAVAGPTMGTQKPRILPWLVSQLDGGQLEGVAWLDQSRKRFRIPWKHGLRQDAQQEDFGIFQAWAEASGAYTPGKDKPDLPTWKRNFRSALNRKEGLRLAEDRSKDPHDPHKIYEFLNSGGVDFPELETSPDTRCSTSDTQEDILEELLSDMALGPIPNEEPLNLAVAPEQPPQLLLSPNLDILPPYSNSEPPDNPLRRLLVPEDEWEFEVTAFYRGRQVFQQTIFCPQGLRLVGSEAGDRTLSEQLILLPDPGALLTDRGVIGFVSRVLNSLGEGLALWRAGQQLWAQRLARCHTATYWAMGEELLPNGGHGPDGEVSKDKETGVLDLRPFVTGCSHVPQGPARNGASRRCLLAGEHCGPAHFQQPPTLPHIGPIQGLPPGPGRGHGLLGHWGGLSPPLVSVGSSPQLIN; encoded by the exons ATGGGGAGTTGGTCCAGGAGTGAAGAACGGGAGGAAGGATCGTTCTGCTATGATAGTAGAGAGGGGGCTGTGGAAAGTGAAGCAGTGGCCG GCCCAACCATGGGAACCCAAAAGCCACGGATCCTGCCTTGGCTGGTGTCGCAGCTGGATGGAGGGCAGCTTGAGGGCGTGGCCTGGCTGGACCAGAGCCGTAAGCGCTTTCGCATTCCCTGGAAACACGGCTTGAGGCAAGATGCCCAGCAGGAGGACTTCGGTATCTTCCAG GCCTGGGCGGAGGCCAGTGGTGCTTATACTCCTGGGAAGGACAAGCCTGACCTGCCAACCTGGAAGAGGAATTTCAGGTCTGCCTTGAACCGGAAGGAAGGGTTGCGTTTAGCTGAGGACCGGAGCAAGGATCCCCATGACCCGCACAAGATCTATGAGTTTTTGAACTCAG GAGGTGTAGACTTTCCTGAGCTGGAGACCTCTCCAGACACCAGATGCAGCACCTCTGATACCCAA GAAGACATTCTGGAGGAGTTACTGAGTGACATGGCCTTGGGCCCAATCCCAAATGAGGAGCCCTTGaacctggctgtggctcctgaaCAGCCCCCTCAGCTCTTGCTGAGCCCTAACTTAGACATACTGCCTCCCTACTCAAACTCTGAACCCCCCGACAACCCACTGAGACGGCTACTGGTGCCCGAGGATG AGTGGGAATTTGAGGTGACCGCCTTCTACCGGGGCCGGCAAGTCTTCCAGCAGACCATCTTCTGCCCGCAGGGCCTGCGGCTGGTGGGGTCAGAAGCAGGGGACAGGACACTGTCTGAACAGCTAATATTACTGCCGGACCCTGGGGCACTCCTGACAGACAGGGGTGTGATAGGCTTCGTGAGCCGTGTGCTGAACAGCCTGGGCGAGGGACTAGCTCTGTGGAGGGCAGGGCAGCAGCTCTGGGCCCAGAGGCTGGCGCGCTGCCACACAGCCACATACTGGGCCATGGGCGAGGAGCTCCTCCCCAATGGTGGGCACGGGCCTGATGGTGAGGTCTCCAAGGACAAGGAAACAGGCGTGTTGGACCTGAGGCCATTTGTGACAG GTTGTTCCCACGTGCCTCAGGGCCCTGCTAGAAATGGCGCGAGCAGGCGGTGCCTCCTCGCTGGAGAACACTGTGGACCTGCACATTTCCAACAgcctcccactctccctcacATCGGACCAATACAAGGCCTACCTCCAGGACCTGGTCGAGGACATGGACTTCTAGGTCACTGGGGAGGTCTGAGCCCACCACTCGTGAGTGTAGGCTCCTCACCTCAACTAATAAACTAG
- the IRF3 gene encoding interferon regulatory factor 3 isoform X2, translated as MGTQKPRILPWLVSQLDGGQLEGVAWLDQSRKRFRIPWKHGLRQDAQQEDFGIFQAWAEASGAYTPGKDKPDLPTWKRNFRSALNRKEGLRLAEDRSKDPHDPHKIYEFLNSGGVDFPELETSPDTRCSTSDTQEDILEELLSDMALGPIPNEEPLNLAVAPEQPPQLLLSPNLDILPPYSNSEPPDNPLRRLLVPEDEWEFEVTAFYRGRQVFQQTIFCPQGLRLVGSEAGDRTLSEQLILLPDPGALLTDRGVIGFVSRVLNSLGEGLALWRAGQQLWAQRLARCHTATYWAMGEELLPNGGHGPDGEVSKDKETGVLDLRPFVTDLISFIEGSGHSPRYTLWFCVGEPWPQDQPWTKRLVMVKVVPTCLRALLEMARAGGASSLENTVDLHISNSLPLSLTSDQYKAYLQDLVEDMDF; from the exons ATGGGAACCCAAAAGCCACGGATCCTGCCTTGGCTGGTGTCGCAGCTGGATGGAGGGCAGCTTGAGGGCGTGGCCTGGCTGGACCAGAGCCGTAAGCGCTTTCGCATTCCCTGGAAACACGGCTTGAGGCAAGATGCCCAGCAGGAGGACTTCGGTATCTTCCAG GCCTGGGCGGAGGCCAGTGGTGCTTATACTCCTGGGAAGGACAAGCCTGACCTGCCAACCTGGAAGAGGAATTTCAGGTCTGCCTTGAACCGGAAGGAAGGGTTGCGTTTAGCTGAGGACCGGAGCAAGGATCCCCATGACCCGCACAAGATCTATGAGTTTTTGAACTCAG GAGGTGTAGACTTTCCTGAGCTGGAGACCTCTCCAGACACCAGATGCAGCACCTCTGATACCCAA GAAGACATTCTGGAGGAGTTACTGAGTGACATGGCCTTGGGCCCAATCCCAAATGAGGAGCCCTTGaacctggctgtggctcctgaaCAGCCCCCTCAGCTCTTGCTGAGCCCTAACTTAGACATACTGCCTCCCTACTCAAACTCTGAACCCCCCGACAACCCACTGAGACGGCTACTGGTGCCCGAGGATG AGTGGGAATTTGAGGTGACCGCCTTCTACCGGGGCCGGCAAGTCTTCCAGCAGACCATCTTCTGCCCGCAGGGCCTGCGGCTGGTGGGGTCAGAAGCAGGGGACAGGACACTGTCTGAACAGCTAATATTACTGCCGGACCCTGGGGCACTCCTGACAGACAGGGGTGTGATAGGCTTCGTGAGCCGTGTGCTGAACAGCCTGGGCGAGGGACTAGCTCTGTGGAGGGCAGGGCAGCAGCTCTGGGCCCAGAGGCTGGCGCGCTGCCACACAGCCACATACTGGGCCATGGGCGAGGAGCTCCTCCCCAATGGTGGGCACGGGCCTGATGGTGAGGTCTCCAAGGACAAGGAAACAGGCGTGTTGGACCTGAGGCCATTTGTGACAG ATTTGATCTCCTTCATCGAAGGAAGCGGACACTCGCCACGCTACACACTCTGGTTCTGCGTGGGGGAGCCGTGGCCCCAGGACCAGCCGTGGACCAAGAGGCTAGTGATGGTCAAG GTTGTTCCCACGTGCCTCAGGGCCCTGCTAGAAATGGCGCGAGCAGGCGGTGCCTCCTCGCTGGAGAACACTGTGGACCTGCACATTTCCAACAgcctcccactctccctcacATCGGACCAATACAAGGCCTACCTCCAGGACCTGGTCGAGGACATGGACTTCTAG